In the Chryseobacterium sp. MYb264 genome, one interval contains:
- the porG gene encoding type IX secretion system protein PorG, with amino-acid sequence MNRKLLFSFLAALGTVVSVKAQRNELGVRLGMSNLVGDIGKTNYLLQEPLDLGRASDWGVPFYGGLLYRFNFNPYQTIRLDLGYNQIQFSDKVAKEDYRRHRNSYGKNDVYEGSLVFEYNFFPVNNEQVSMVSPYIFGGIGALVYDAPKATLSHDFRRDADGVAQAPINELDFVTTAQYSTGTKTTVHIPFGIGLKYKFNYNWGIFAEATFRYTLTDQLDYSNILSKDVKSSYNADIKDPATNGSLLQSGAYYVVSKEREAEFTNKRNVGDSNSKDWINTFSLGLTYSFGRPPCYCD; translated from the coding sequence ATGAATAGAAAATTATTGTTTAGCTTCCTTGCCGCATTAGGAACTGTGGTAAGTGTTAAAGCTCAAAGAAACGAACTGGGTGTTCGTCTAGGTATGAGTAACCTAGTGGGGGATATAGGAAAAACGAATTATCTTTTACAAGAGCCATTGGATTTAGGTAGAGCATCAGATTGGGGAGTGCCGTTTTATGGAGGTTTATTATACCGATTTAATTTTAATCCCTATCAAACAATCAGATTGGATCTTGGATATAACCAGATTCAGTTTAGTGATAAAGTTGCAAAGGAAGATTACAGAAGACACAGAAATTCTTATGGTAAGAATGATGTATATGAAGGAAGCTTAGTATTTGAATATAATTTCTTCCCAGTGAATAACGAACAGGTGAGTATGGTAAGTCCATATATTTTCGGAGGTATCGGAGCGTTAGTGTACGATGCACCCAAAGCAACCCTCAGTCATGACTTTAGAAGGGATGCCGATGGGGTGGCACAGGCTCCAATCAATGAATTGGACTTTGTGACTACAGCGCAGTACTCTACAGGAACGAAAACTACCGTGCATATTCCTTTTGGAATTGGTTTAAAATATAAATTTAACTACAACTGGGGGATTTTTGCGGAAGCTACCTTTAGATATACGCTGACTGATCAGCTGGATTATAGCAATATTCTTTCAAAAGATGTGAAGTCTTCCTATAATGCTGATATTAAAGATCCTGCTACAAACGGGTCTTTGCTGCAGTCAGGTGCTTATTATGTTGTATCGAAGGAAAGAGAAGCCGAGTTTACAAATAAGAGAAATGTGGGGGACAGTAACTCCAAAGATTGGATCAATACATTCAGCTTAGGGTTAACGTATTCGTTTGGAAGACCTCCGTGTTATTGTGATTAA